A region of the Pantoea alfalfae genome:
GATCTGGCGTTTCAGAGTCCGAATATTGAAGCCGACCGGCCGCTGGTGTTCGCCACCGCGCTGCTGCTGGTGCTGATTATTCTGTCGCTTAATCTGCTGGCAATGGGCCTGCGTCACCGCCTGCGTGAACGCTATCGTCTTATGACTCAATAACAGGCTATGACTATGACGTCCGACACGGATATCGCGCTGACCGTTAACCATCTGTCGCTGTGGTATGGCGAGCGCCAGGCGCTGCAGGATATCTCTCTGCAGGTGCCGAAAAACAGGATTACTGCGCTGATTGGCCCGTCGGGCTGTGGCAAGTCGACGCTGCTGCGCTGCTTTAATCGCATGAACGACGTGATTGACCACTGCCGGGTAGAGGGTGAGGTGTTACTGGGATCGCAGGCGATCCTGCGCCCCGAACAGGATCTCTCCGCACTGCGCCGTCGGGTCGGCATGGTGTTTCAGCGGCCTAATCCTTTTCCAAAATCGATTTATGAAAATGTGGTCTACGGGCTGCGTTTACAGGGTGTGCGCGATCGGCGGGTACTGAACGAAGCCTGTGAGCGTGCGCTGCGCGCAGCCGCGCTGTGGAGTGAGGTGAAAGACCAGCTGTCACAGAATGCGCTGACGCTCTCCACCGGACAGCAGCAGCGGCTGGTGATTGCCCGCGCCATCGCGATTGAGCCGGAAGTGCTGCTGCTGGATGAGCCGACTTCCGCGCTGGATCCGATTTCTACACTGGTGATTGAAGAGTTGATGACCACGCTCAAGCAGCATTTCACGCTGGTGCTGGTGACGCACAACATGCAGCAGGCGTCGCGCGTGTCAGATTACACCGCGTTTATGCATCAGGGCGCGTTAGTGGAGTTTGATGAGACCGACCGGATTTTCACCGCGCCGAAGCAGCGACGGACCGAAGATTACATTACGGGGCGTTACGGCTGAGCCAGCAACGGGAGCAGAGCAGGTTTTTGTGTCAGACGGCTCATAGGCTTAAAGCGATGGGAGCCTATGCCCGTAGTAAAGCATCGCGGGCCATGGACAAAAACGCCGGGTGCGTTTTTGAACAACGCAAAACGTTGGGCCGGCTTCGGGCGCACCTCAGGGATGAGGTGCGTAATCGCCCGTGCTGAGCTGCCATGGATGGCATTTTTTGCGTCTTTACGGAGGGCATAGGCTTCCTGAGCCTTTACTCTGCCAGTACTTCATAAGAAGCCCTGGCTTCCAGTGCATCAATCGTTAGCATAACCCTGCGGCGGCAGCGGTTCGCCATCCAGCCAGGCCTTGCCGTCACGCATCGCCAGACGACCCTCAACAAACCAGCCGATTACCATCGGATAGATGGCATGCTCCTGATGCTGCACCCGCTCCGTAATCTCCGCTTCGCTGTCGCCGGGAAAAACCGGGACTTTTGCCTGCAGGATCACCGGACCGCCATCCAGCTCGTCAGTGACGAAATGCACGGAGGTGCCATGTTCGCTGTCGCCGTTTTCCAGTGCCTGACGGTGCGTATGCAGACCCGGATATTTCGGCAGCAGGGAAGGGTGGATATTCAGCAGTCGATCGTGAAAATGCGCCACAAATGCGCTGCTGAGAATGCGCATATAACCCGCCAGCACAATCAGATCCGGACGGTAGGCTTCGATTTCAGCGATGAGCTGACGATCAAAAGCTTCGCGGTCAGCGAAGTCGCTGGCGGCAAGCGCGTGGGCGGGGATCCCCGCCTCCTGCGCCCGCGTCAGGCCATAAGCGGCGGCACGGTTGCTGAACACGGCAGCGACACTGCCGTGAATCCGCCCGCTCTCACAGGCGTCAAGGATGGACTGAAGGTTACTTCCGTTACCGGAAATCAGTACAACCAGCTTCTTCATCCGTTGATGACCACACGCTCTTCTGCATCAGACGCTTTAATCACGCCGAGCTTCCAGGCTTTCTCGCCCGCGGCCTGCATTAGCGCAATCGCGTTGTCCGCGTCTGTCGGGCTCAGTGCGATGATCATGCCGACGCCGCAGTTAAAGGTGCGGTACATCTCGAAGCGGCTGACGTTGCCCGCCTGCTGTAACCAGCTGAAGACCGCCGGCCACTGCCAGCTCTTCTCGTCGATCACGGCCTGGGTGTTGTCGGGCAGCACGCGCGGAATATTCTCCCAGAAGCCACCGCCGGTCAGGTGCGCGATAGCGTGCACATCGACCTGCTCAATCAGGCTCAGGATATTTTTCACGTAGATGCGGGTCGGTTCCAGCAGATGATCGGCCAGCGGTTTACCTTCCAGCTGTTCAGCCAGCGGATCGGTATTGCTGACTTCCAGAATCTTACGCACCAGCGAATAGCCGTTAGAGTGCGGGCCGCTGGAGCCGAGGGCGATCAGCACGTCGCCATCCTGCACCTTACTGCCATCGATAATTTCTGACTTTTCCACCACGCCGACACAGAAACCGGCCACGTCGTAATCTTCGCCGTGATACATGCCTGGCATCTCAGCGGTTTCACCGCCTACCAGCGCACAACCCGACTGCAGACACCCTTCGGCGATGCCGGTGATCACCGCAGAGGCGGTATCCACATCCAGTTTGCCAGTGGCGTAGTAGTCGAGAAAGAAGAGCGGCTCGGCGCCCTGAACCACCAGGTCGTTGACGCACATCGCGACCAGGTCAACGCCAATGGCATCGTGACGTTTAAGATCCATCGCCAGACGCAGCTTGGTGCCAACGCCATCGGTGCCGGAGACCAGCACGGGTTCACGGTATTTTTGCGGCAGCGCGCAAAGCGCACCAAAACCGCCCAGTCCACCCATCACTTCCGGGCGACGCGTCTTTTTCACTACGCCTTTAATACGGTCAACCAGAGCGTTACCAGCATCAATATCAACACCGGCGTCTTTGTAACTGAGAGAGGTTTTGTCGGTCACTGCGAGGTCCCCACGCGAGTTGCGGTTGGTGGTTTAAAATAAAGCGCGGCAATTCTATCAGTGCAGGCAAACGTTTGCGAGTCCGGCATTGCGCATCAGGCGATTTTCATTAATCCTCTATTTGTCCCGGTAAAACCCGCGGCTTTGCGCAAGAGCAGGTGGCGCAG
Encoded here:
- the purM gene encoding phosphoribosylformylglycinamidine cyclo-ligase; this translates as MTDKTSLSYKDAGVDIDAGNALVDRIKGVVKKTRRPEVMGGLGGFGALCALPQKYREPVLVSGTDGVGTKLRLAMDLKRHDAIGVDLVAMCVNDLVVQGAEPLFFLDYYATGKLDVDTASAVITGIAEGCLQSGCALVGGETAEMPGMYHGEDYDVAGFCVGVVEKSEIIDGSKVQDGDVLIALGSSGPHSNGYSLVRKILEVSNTDPLAEQLEGKPLADHLLEPTRIYVKNILSLIEQVDVHAIAHLTGGGFWENIPRVLPDNTQAVIDEKSWQWPAVFSWLQQAGNVSRFEMYRTFNCGVGMIIALSPTDADNAIALMQAAGEKAWKLGVIKASDAEERVVING
- the pstB gene encoding phosphate ABC transporter ATP-binding protein PstB, which codes for MTSDTDIALTVNHLSLWYGERQALQDISLQVPKNRITALIGPSGCGKSTLLRCFNRMNDVIDHCRVEGEVLLGSQAILRPEQDLSALRRRVGMVFQRPNPFPKSIYENVVYGLRLQGVRDRRVLNEACERALRAAALWSEVKDQLSQNALTLSTGQQQRLVIARAIAIEPEVLLLDEPTSALDPISTLVIEELMTTLKQHFTLVLVTHNMQQASRVSDYTAFMHQGALVEFDETDRIFTAPKQRRTEDYITGRYG
- the purN gene encoding phosphoribosylglycinamide formyltransferase gives rise to the protein MKKLVVLISGNGSNLQSILDACESGRIHGSVAAVFSNRAAAYGLTRAQEAGIPAHALAASDFADREAFDRQLIAEIEAYRPDLIVLAGYMRILSSAFVAHFHDRLLNIHPSLLPKYPGLHTHRQALENGDSEHGTSVHFVTDELDGGPVILQAKVPVFPGDSEAEITERVQHQEHAIYPMVIGWFVEGRLAMRDGKAWLDGEPLPPQGYAND